One Scomber japonicus isolate fScoJap1 chromosome 1, fScoJap1.pri, whole genome shotgun sequence DNA window includes the following coding sequences:
- the LOC128360807 gene encoding stonustoxin subunit beta-like — protein MDHGGLQTLKPGVRKYACELELDPNTTHRNLKLSDNNRKVTCVKEDQSYPDHPDRFDYWPQLLCRNDLTGRCYWEVEWRGRVSISVSYRGISRRGDRDDCWFGGNVQSWRLYCSDKNAYSVWHNKRQTPISSSSSSSSSSVSNRVAVYVDCPAGTLSFYRVSSDTLIHLHTFNTTFIEPLCAGFEFGFGSLSSGSSVSLCPL, from the exons atggaccatggtggactgcAGACATTGAAACCTggtgtgaggaagt atgcctgtgaactggaactggatccaaacacaacacacagaaacctcaaactgtctgacaacaacaggaaggtgacatgtgtgaaggaggatcagtcatatcctgatcatccagacagatttgattacTGGCCTCAGCTGCTTTGTAggaatgatctgactggtcgctgttactgggaggtcgagtggagaggaagagtttctatatcagtgagttacagaggaatcagcaggagaggagacagagatgactgttggtttggagGGAATGTTCAGTCCTGGAGACTTTACTGCTCAGATAAGAACGcttactctgtctggcacaataagagACAaacacccatctcctcctcctcctcctcctcctcctcctctgtctctaacagagtagcagtgtatgtggactgtcctgctggcactctgtccttctacagagtctcctctgacacactgatccacctccacaccttcaacaccacattcattgaacctctgtgtgctggatTTGAATTTGGATTTGGGTCCTTGTCatctggttcctcagtgtctctgtgtcctctgtag